Genomic window (Prionailurus bengalensis isolate Pbe53 chromosome E3, Fcat_Pben_1.1_paternal_pri, whole genome shotgun sequence):
TCATGATCACCGGGGACAACAAGGGCACAGCCATTGCCATCTGCCGACGAATCGGCATCTTTGGGGAGAACGAGGAGGTGGCCGACCGAGCCTACACCGGCCGGGAGTTTGACGACCTGCCCCTGGCGGAACAGCGGGAGGCCTGCCGTCGCGCCTGCTGCTTCGCCCGTGTGGAGCCCTCCCATAAGTCGAAGATCGTGGAGTATCTGCAGTCCTACGATGAGATCACGGCCATGGTGAGGGGACGGCAGGGCTGCGCGGCGGGGCCCACGTGCATGGGCGACGAGCAGTCTGCACAGAGTCCCCTGAGATGATGGTCTCGAGAGCTGGGGGCCCCGGGGGACTAAGCGGGGGCCCTGGCCAGATGCACAGGGGAGGGTCAACCCCGGAGGAGGGGTGTGTGCCAGGCTTCGCGTCCCACCTTCGCTTTCTCCCCTCAGACGGGTGATGGTGTCAACGATGCCCCTGCCCTGAAGAAGGCCGAGATCGGCATCGCCATGGGATCCGGCACCGCCGTGGCCAAGACCGCTTCCGAGATGGTGCTGGCCGACGACAACTTCTCCACCATCGTGGCTGCGGTGGAGGAGGGCCGCGCCATCTACAACAACATGAAGCAGTTCATCCGCTACCTCATCTCCTCCAACGTGGGCGAGGTGGTCTGGTGAGCGGCCAGGGAGGGCACCGCGGAGGAACCCagggccgggtgggggtggggggcgaccCCAGGTCCGGAGGCAGGATGGACGTGTGACCCCCTCCTTCTGGCAGCATCTTCCTGACCGCCGCCTTAGGACTGCCTGAGGCCCTGATCCCTGTGCAGCTGCTGTGGGTGAACTTGGTGACTGACGGGCTCCCGGCCACAGCCCTGGGCTTCAACCCACCAGACCTGGACATCATGGACCGGCCTCCCCGGAGCCCCAAGGAGCCCCTCATCAGTGGCTGGCTCTTCTTCCGCTACATGGCAATCGGGGGTGAGCAGGACGGGACCCCACAATCCTTTCCAACCCTCCGGGACACCTGCTCCCTGATGCAGCCAACCCGAGGGGCCCTCTTCCTCAACCAGCTGTTCATGGCCAGGAGCCCTCCTGACGCCTCCCCTCTCCCGTCTCTATCACAGGCTACGTGGGTGCGGCCACTGTGGGAGCGGCTGCCTGGTGGTTTCTGTATGCAGATGACGGGCCTCACGTCACTTACAGCCAGCTGGTAGGGAGGACAGAGgcgggaggagggtgaggagcaAGAGGGTGGCGTGGAGGCTTCTGTGGGATCCCAGCTCCTCAATCCTTCCCCCACAGACTCACTTCATGCAGTGCAACGAGGAAAACCCCGACTTTGAGGGCCTGGACTGCGAGGTCTTTGAGGCCCCCCAGCCCATGACCATGGCCTTGTCTGTGCTGGTTACCATTGAAATGTGCAACGCTCTCAACAGGTGGggcctgcccacccacccctgccgCCTCCCACAGGCCACCGTGtcctccctgtcctctctctgctcaccacTGCTTTCTTCTGCCCCCCTCTGCCGCCACCCGGCCTCCGCCTCACAGCCTGTCTGAGAACCAGTCCCTTCTGCGGATGCCGCCCTGGGTGAACATCTGGCTGCTGGGCTCCATCTGCCTGTCCATGTCCCTGCACTTCCTCATCCTCTATGTCGACCCTCTGCCGGTGAGCCTCCTCCGCCAGGGACCTTGCTCTGCCCCTCAGGGAGCCTTCGTAGGCTGGGGCACTGACAGAGGAGGGCGTCAGGCCCCGGTGGTTCCTCCCGGGGTTCTGGGCTGTCCCCTCCCTCCGAGGGCAGTGCTGGTCCTCACCACccccgcctgcccctcccccgccccctccagatGATCTTCAAGCTCCGGGCCCTGGACTCCACCCAGTGGCTCATGGTCCTCAAGATCTCATTTCCAGTCATCCTGCTCGATGAGCTCCTCAAGTTCATTGCTCGGAACTACCTAGAGGGTAAGCCATGCCCCCCGCCTCGGCACCGTCCGCCCCTGGCCCCACACGGCCCCTCCCTCTGCGCTGCAAAGgcgcctgcccccccccccccttctcagcTGGGTGCTCTGGTCCCTTCCCCGGGCCCCCACTCCCCTGCACCTGTGCAGGCACCCGCAGCCCCCTTAGCCCTCTTGGCCCTccgcgcccgcccccgccctccgTAACcgtctctctgtcctctctggcCATAGGATAACCCGTTTCCCCCTCCTCCATCTCTTTGAACCGTGTCACAGGTATCGCCCCCCTCTCGCCCTCGCCCCTAGCTGCTGTGCCCCCCGCgcgtccccctctccccctcggTGGCGCCTGAGGTCACTTGCGCTCGCTGCTCCACCTGGAGCCCCTGCTGCCACTGCCGCTGCCACGCTTCCGGGGCCGGGCGGGCTGCTGCCCTCACTGTGAGGTCGGCGGCGCCCCGCCTCGGGCAGCACGGTGCGTGCTGGGCTGCGCTGCGCTGCGCTGCGCTGGGCGCTGAGCTGTCTGCCCGGGCTACAGTGCTGGGGAGGAGTGGGCTCTGGGACACAGGTGAGTCCAGGGGGCTGGGGAGACCCTCCAGGTGAGTGTGCCAGGGGCCGGGGGACACAGAGCCCGGGAGGgacttttcccctcctctcccaccccctgcctcatccttccctttctccttccagatCCAGAAGATGAAAGAAGGAAGTAATCAGTCCTTTTTGCCCCTTCTTCCCCGCCCTGATAGTGACGCATCTTCAGGCAGAGCTGTGGCACAGACTCCCACGTGccctccccgtccccccacccccaacgtttttctgtttataaacaCCATGGTCCCTTTCACTTTTCCAACCCCCTCAAcaccccaccttccctccctcctgctcttggaaaacctcccctccccaaccccacggGGCTTGCAGGGACAAGGCAACGGACTGAGCTGAGCtgcttatttattgaaaataaatgacagaaaagtCTGGCCTTGCCTCTGTGCACATCTTGGGGCCTGGGTTGGGCCCCTGGGGACAAGCATCTTAGTGTCATGCGGTCCAGAGAGCAGCTGCCCGTCCCGGGGTGCACGGGTGGAGGGACCCGCGGCCACGCGCCAGAGGCCCCCAGCTGCCGCTCACAGCTCGGCTGTGCGTCGGGGAAGCGATGTGGCTATTACTCTGGCTCAGGAGACAGCGGCAGGAGGACCAGGACCCAGGAGGCAGCATGGCAGCCAGGAGGCCGCAGGGCTAAGCCTGCACCTTTGGTTCCCGGAGGGGGCTGGGACTCCCACCCAGGTGTCATCCTTGGGGGCAGGAGGCCAGCCACCCCTGGGAGGAGGCGCTAGAGAGACAGGGAAGCGGCGGCCCCGGCACCTCAACCCTAGGCTTGGAGAGGATGAAGACACTATCCCGAGACCCCCGAAGCCCAGGCCTCTTGGTTCAGGAGTGGGGAAAGGCAGTCTCCCCCGGGGTGGGTGGGTGCTAGCCCCTCAGGTGTCCTTGATGTCCCTGATGTCCCTGAGGGGCGCCTCATCCACGATGCTGCGTACTTGCTCCAGACTCTCGGCCTGGCGGATCCGTTCTAGGCGCACCTGTGGGGTCCGGCGAGGCAGGAGAAGGGTGCTTGGCGGGGAAACGTAGCCCCCGTCCCACCTGCCAGCCCTCCAAGGGACGAGGGCCCGGGACCAGtatacccaggcgccccatcttcccAACCCACAGTGAAAGTGGGTCCAAGGGAAGAAATGGGTCCTGACAGAGTGGCCTGATGCAGCACGGGCTGGGCAGGTGGGGCTGACACAATATGCCACACGTGGcatgccaggctctgggccaagGACTCCACGTGTGCAAAGACAGACGCGCACggccttcaatttcttttgagCAATAACTCAGAGGAGAGGAGGACGCCGGCCTCGGGAAGAGGAAGGGAACTCCCCTAATTGGAAGGCTGTCCTCGCAGGATCTAGAACAAGCCACCTGGATCATGCCAGCCTGATGGGAAGGGGACACACTGTACCTGCAGGGCCTGGGACAGTCGTACAAAATCCCTCTGCACCTGTTCACTGGTCTCCAGCTCAGCCTGCAGCCGCAGCACCTTGGCCCTCTGTTCTGAGAGGAGGTCTGTGAGCTGGGCCTGGGGGGACAGGACGCAGAGCTGGGGCTGGCACCAGATGGGACGGCGTGCGGCCAAGGAAACAAGATGTCTGGACGGGGGTGCCCCTTCCACACCGTCCCTGACCCTGACCTCTTCTGGGAGGCCGGAGCCCGGTGGCTACCTCGGGGCCTTCCTGCCACCCGGCCTAAAGGCGACAGAAAGGGCGGGAGAGGCCGGTGGGGGTATCCACGCTGCCACCCCTCCCGCCGTCATGGAGTCTGGCCCCGGAGTCCAGCCTCACCTTGCTCTGTTCCTGCTGGATCCGCTCCATCTCCGTCCTCAGGCTgcacagggaggctgggaagtcagGCAGGGGCCGGACGTCAGACCcgcaccctccctgccctgccccccccctgcCCGGCCAGGCTCCAGCCCATACTCACCCTCCATCACCTCTGcgtggaaaggaaaaaagagaggtcaAGGCTTGTTCTTACgcggtctcctctctctccccaactggTGCCCGGGTGCTCCCCTGTGGGGAGGTCAGCCTCCCTGGGGGCGAGGCCGGGGCGGCTCCCCTCCTCCGCCCTCACCTGTCTCCTCCCGCTGCACCCTCAGCTGCCCCTCCAGGCTGGCCCTGGCCGCAGTCTCCTCCTCCAGCGCCTCCCGGAGCGTCACGATCTCAATCCGGAGGCGCTCAGCCTCGTGCTCCCGGGCCTGCTGCTGGGCCCGCGCCTCCTGCCTCGTGTGGTGCACCAGCTGCTGCAGCTCCTGCAAGGGAGGCCGGTCACCTGCCCGGCAGGCCGGAGGCCACAGGGGCCAGCAGCCCGACGGGGACGGGGCGGGGAAGGGGACAAAGGAACGGAGGGAGGGAACTGAAAAGGGGAAAGGACCCCCGTGGCCGCTCCCAAGGAGAGTGGACGGACAGAGCCGGCAGTGAACACGTTACAGCGGCCACACTGCCAGGGCTGGAGGGACCCGCCGGCACGGCGCTGAGGGCAGAAAGTTCCCGAAAATTGCCTAGAGCGGGACACCGTTTTGTAATgctcagaaaacaaaagttagCACTGCACTATTTGGACAGCCGCGCATGTAGCACAACACAAATGATaccaaaagagagcaagagaacgaCAGGGGATCCACCAGGACCTCAGAGACACTGAGAGTCCCCCACAGTCCCATGGGGACACCCAGTTGTAGGATTACCCTTAGTTCAATCAAAGGTCAGGACGGCAGAAACAGAACCCAGGGGTTTACGGGGGCGCACGGAAGGAGACAGAGGCCATAGCTCTCAGGGTGGGCAAGGGTTCCGGGTGACCTTCAGGTTCCTAATGAACTCGGTCCACAGAGCCACGCACAGGTCAACGAAGACAGCTTGGTAATAAACCAAGATGACGATGAATTCAGTTTTGTGGCTCTCACTTCAAAATaacaaaccaggggcgcctgggtggctccgccggtCAAGCGTccaattcagctcaggtcgtgatctcacggttcgtgagttcgagccccgcatcgggctctgtgctgacagctcggagcctggagcctgcttcaggttctgtgtctccctctctctctgccctcccccactctggctctgtctctctctctctctcaaaaataaacattaaaaaaaaaaaaaaaaacaaaacaacagtcaCATCACTGCCTCCTTCACGTCAAGCGCTCTGCAAAGTCATCTTCTCTTTACACCGAGGCTGGGAAGGGGGGATGGTCCCAGGCCAATGCTCTGCTCTGCGTGGAGGATAAGGGCCAGCAGGGGGGACCCCGGGCTGTCAGCACCCACACTCCCCTTACCGGCACCAAGCTGGGCAGTGACTCCTCGTGACCCTCATCCTGCTCCAGGCCCCGGGGGGCGGAAGACAGCGGCTGCTCGGCCCGGAGTCCTTGGTTTTCCTCAGTCAGCCGCTTTACCTCGTGGCTCAGGCACTTGTGTGATGTGGCCAGCTCTGCCTGGGGATGCATAGTCAGTAGGAGGGGATGAGGGGGACAGGGTGTCGCCAGAGCCCCGTGAGGCCAAACCCTGACCCCTCCTCCTCACACCCTCCGCCgctgagaaaggaagaagcacCCTTTATTAAGTGCCTTTGACCCCCAAGCTTCTTATACActcttcttttagttttttattttgagagagtgtgaatgggaaggggcagagagagacagagagacaggcagacagaatcccaagcaggctccgcgccatcagcacagagcccgatgtggggctcgaactcacaaaccgtgagatcatggccagagccgaaatcaggagtcagatgctcaaccgaccgagccacccaggcatcccctttaTACACCTGCCTCGGTGGCCTGGAGGTCACAAGTGGCGGGCCACCTCGAGTGTTTTACTTGGTCCGtacttttttttggttgtttttaagcTTCAATTAGGTGccaactttaggggcgcctgggtggctcagtcggttaagcgtctgacttcagctcgggtcatgatcttgcggctcatgggttcgagccccctgtcaagctctgtgctgacagctcggagcctggagcctgcttcggattctgtgtctccctgtatctctgcccttcccccacttgcgcatgcacgcgcgcactctctctctctctctctcaaaaacaaacgttaaaaaaaattttttttaattagttgtcAACTTTAAAAGTCAGGAGACAGCACGCAAATACCCAGGCTTCTGGCTTCTCTGGACACATCAGAAAACCTGGCAGCATCGAGCCCGCATTCCCACGTGGCTCCGGTCACAGAGCCGAGGGGCAGCGGCGCCCTTTGCGGTCCTCTCGGCTCGGCCGCAGCGCGCCTTCCTGTCTACACCTGGCCCGGGAGAATCATGTACGTTTCCCGGCTGGACTCGGGGAGTATCCGGTTCTGCAAGCCTTGCTTTTAAGCCGCACGACTGTGCACGCCAGGTCCCACCATCTCGATTTCAAGGAGCCGAGGCAGAAGCTCCAAGCTTGTGGGGTCAGCTCAGGATCACCGAGCTGGTGCGTGGGGGGCCCCGTGCGAACGCAGAACCCTTGCTCTGACCGCAGCGCCCGGTGCCCTGGAAACCCTTCGCGCGCCCGACCGACACCAACTCCAGGGCACAGCCTGAGCcgccgggggggcggggcaggacaGGTGTCTTGACTTTTCCACGTGCCCCTCTCGGCCAATCCCCGTCACACTCCTCTCCCTCGTGCCCGGCCCCCAGCCCTCACCATCTGCAGCTGAACCCGCTCCTGGGCCTGGCTCACGGTCCCCTGCAGGGTCCGCAGCAGCTGCTCTGAGTTCTGGACCTGGGCCAGGAGCACTTGCATCTGTGGGTGGAAGGAGGTGAGGGTGAGGTCGGGGCCAGGAGGcaggccgccgccgccgggggcCCTGCTGGGGCTGCGGCAGAGCGGGACCCACCTGCTTGGCGCAGTCCTCGTTGCTCCGTCTCAGGCCCTCCTGCAGCTCGTCCCGCTCTCGGCTGATGCTCTCCAGGTCCTTCTGCAGCTGCCGGCCCTGCCACGGATGCCGGCCTGGGTCTCAGCCTCCGAGCGGAGGCCCGCCCTCCTCACCATGCCCCTCGGGCCTGCCTTCTACATctcagtggggtggggtggggtggggtggggggacatctCTCAACCGGCCACCCTGCCTCTGTTGCCTGAGCCCCAGTTCGAGCTCCAGGGGTGGACACAGGGGGTGCCCGGGAGCATCcggggaagggggaggtggaTGCGAGCGCATGGGCAGGCCGCTCCGCCCCCTCCACTCACCTCCATTTGCAGCTGCTCCCACTGGTTGTCCGGGACGAGCTGGTAACCAGGAGGGGGCAGGTAGATGCCCTCGGGGACCAGGGTGCCCGTGGACACCAGAGAGGCGGTCTCTTCCTGCTCGGGGCTCAGGCCCTGGCGGCTGCGGGGCAGGGACGT
Coding sequences:
- the RABEP2 gene encoding rab GTPase-binding effector protein 2, coding for MAAAAPAVAGEDGRRRQQGAAPDPHSQEGAKVEAESEELDRLRAELAGALAEMETMKAVAEVSESTKAEAVAAVQRQCQEEVASLQAILKDSISSYEAQITSLKQQQQQDCEEKERELGRLKQLLSRAHPLDSLEKQMEKAHEDSEKLREIVLPMEQEIEELKAKLLRAEELIQEIQRRPRPPPSLHGSTELLPLSRDPSPPLEPLEELSGDGGAAAEAFAHNCDDSASISSFSLGGGAGSTSLPRSRQGLSPEQEETASLVSTGTLVPEGIYLPPPGYQLVPDNQWEQLQMEGRQLQKDLESISRERDELQEGLRRSNEDCAKQMQVLLAQVQNSEQLLRTLQGTVSQAQERVQLQMAELATSHKCLSHEVKRLTEENQGLRAEQPLSSAPRGLEQDEGHEESLPSLVPELQQLVHHTRQEARAQQQAREHEAERLRIEIVTLREALEEETAARASLEGQLRVQREETEVMEASLCSLRTEMERIQQEQSKAQLTDLLSEQRAKVLRLQAELETSEQVQRDFVRLSQALQVRLERIRQAESLEQVRSIVDEAPLRDIRDIKDT